From a single Amphiprion ocellaris isolate individual 3 ecotype Okinawa chromosome 18, ASM2253959v1, whole genome shotgun sequence genomic region:
- the narf gene encoding nuclear prelamin A recognition factor, protein MSEVSIAKRKEKCENCTKQCNKKQSDDGTNSKQEKEEVNGQVNEGSQLLLSACLSCDGCLSEEDNLKISQQSLEEVERILALNKKCDVSKHKVLVASVCPQSLPFFAVKFGLDITEAAHKLCSFLKRLGVQYVFDTTLAAGFSILESQKEFIQRYRRRNHDSHALPMFTSSCPGWIRYSERVLGSLVTPHICTARSPQQIMGCLVKDYFSKQQKLSPEKVYHVVVAPCFDKKLEAVREEFYSSLLETRDVDCVLTSGEIYYLMEQRKVSVEELDSVPLDQVLGEAGDAALVRHDGRGSEGFLEHVFKHAAKELFGLDVQEITYKTLRNRDFQEVTLERDGETLLQFAAVYGFRNIQTLVHRIRKGRVPYQLVEVLSCPGGCLSGRGQAESETGGRVDKALVQQMEEAYSSLPVRLPEVNLTLHTLYQDWLQGQDSLQANKLLHTQYRNQSQIHTQPPHMQW, encoded by the exons ATGTCAGAGGTCAGCATAGCAAAGCGTAAGGAGAAGTGTGAGAACTGCACCAAACAG TGCAACAAGAAACAGAGCGACGATGGTACGAACTCCaaacaggaaaaagaagaagtcaACGGACAG GTGAATGAAGGATCCCAGTTGTTGCTGAGTGCATGTCTGTCCTGTGATGGCTGTCTGTCAGAGGAGGACAACCTAAAGATCTCTCAGCAGAGCCTTGAGGAAGTGGAGCGAATTTTGGCGCTCAATAAG AAATGTGACGTGTCGAAGCACAAGGTGcttgtggcatcggtgtgtccACAGTCTCTGCCTTTCTTTGCTGTCAAGTTTGGTCTGGACATCACTGAAGCTGCCCACAAACTCTGCAGCTTTCTCAAGAGGCTCG GAGTGCAGTATGTGTTCGACACCACCCTGGCAGCAGGTTTCAGCATCTTAGAGAGTCAAAAGGAGTTTATTCAGAGGTATCGCAGGAGGAACCATGACTCCCACGCCTTGCCTATGTTCACCTCCTCCTGCCCAG GATGGATTCGGTATTCAGAGCGTGTCCTGGGCAGTCTGGTCACTCCACATATCTGCACAGCCAGGTCTCCTCAGCAGATCATGGGCTGTCTCGTCAAAGATTACTTCTCAAAACAACAG AAGTTAAGTCCAGAGAAAGTCTACCATGTGGTGGTGGCTCCCTGCTTTGATAAGAAGCTAGAGGCTGTCAGAGAGGAGTTCTACAGCAGCCTGCTGGAGACCAGGGACGTGGACTGTGTCCTCACCTCAG GGGAGATCTATTACCTGATGGAGCAGAGGAAGGTGTCAGTGGAGGAGCTGGACTCAGTTCCACTGGATCAAGT GTTGGGAGAAGCTGGAGACGCGGCGCTGGTGAGGCACGATGGCAGAGGTTCTGAAGGTTTTCTGGAACATGTGTTCAAACACGCTGCTAAAGAGCTTTTTGGTCTGGACGTCCAAGAGATCACATACAAGACCCTCAG GAATCGGGACTTCCAGGAAGTGACACTGGAGCGGGACGGGGAGACACTGCTGCAGTTTGCTGCCGTCTACGGTTTCAGGAACATCCAGACTCTAGTTCACCGTATCAGAAAGGGACGTGTGCCTTACCAGCTAGTGGAGGTGCTGTCCTGCCCAGGAG GGTGCTTGAGCGGCCGGGGTCAGGCAGAGAGCGAGACGGGAGGTCGGGTGGATAAAGCTCTggtccagcagatggaggagGCCTACAGCAGCCTGCCAGTCCGACTTCCAGAGGTCAACCTCACCCTGCACACCCTCTATCAAGACTGGCTGCAAGGCCAGGACTCACTACAGGCCAACAAGCTGCTACACACCCAGTACAGGAATCAGAGTCAGATCCACACGCAGCCTCCACACATGCAGTGGTGA
- the LOC111570554 gene encoding cytochrome b-245 chaperone 1 homolog has protein sequence MGYMTVEEHSSTLLHLKRSPGIRSWSLLVGIASVGLAAAYYSSDSILWKLFYVTGCLFVAMQNMEEWEEAVFDKTKSLIELKTFSLYTLVLTLWRKGQEKVVLDLTQLCDVCIQEEKVRYLGKGYLLMLRMAAGFSYPLTQSATLGGRSDVEALSTLLKRFLGLEELQQRRQQEYEAEYGEEEEDSPDNSTDSDDEADEH, from the exons ATGGGATACATGACAGTAGAAGAGCACAGCTCTACCCTGCTCCACCTCAAGAGATCCCCAGGGATCCGCTCATGGTCTCTTCTTGTTG gtATCGCATCTGTCGGTTTGGCAGCTGCATACTACAGCTCAG ACAGCATCCTGTGGAAACTTTTCTATGTGACCGGCTGCCTGTTTGTGGCCATGCAGAACATGGAGGAGTGGGAGGAGGCCGTGTTTGACAAAACCAAGAGCCTGATTGAGCTCAAGACCTTTAGCTTGTACACTTTAGTCCTGACGTTATGGAGGAAGGGGCAAGAGAAAG ttgTGTTGGATCTGACCCAGCTGTGTGATGTGTGCATCCAGGAAGAGAAGGTTCGGTATTTGGGGAAAGGTTATCTGCTGATGCTGCGGATGGCTGCAGGCTTCTCCTACCCGCTCACTCAAAGCGCCACACTGGGGGGACGCAG CGATGTAGAGGCTCTTTCCACGCTCTTGAAACGCTTCCTGGGactggaggagctgcagcaacGCAGGCAGCAGGAGTACGAGGCCGAGTacggagaggaagaggaagattcTCCGGACAACAGCACTGACTCAGATGATGAAGCAGATGAACACTGA